One Candidatus Woesebacteria bacterium genomic window, CAATATCAAAAAAATACCAATTTTCAACCATTTTTCTTTGAATAAAAAGGAGAGATAAAAAACAGAAACCAATAAAGAAAAATAACTTGCTCTTGAAAAAGTCAGGGAAACGCCAAGCAAAAAAAGAAAAGCTAAAAATATAAATCTTTTATGGCTAGTAGACTTATACTTCACCCAAGACAAGATAAAACCAAAAACAAAAATAATACCAGTAAAACCAGGGTCTAAAAAGGCGCCTGTCATTCGAAAAAGATGATCATCCCACCCCAAAAATTTAAGAGAGGTCAAATCAGGATAAAGAAAATATTGAACAAGACCAAACAAAAGAGAAAAAAATAAGACTGAAAGGAGGCTACCAAACAAAACTGCAATCATCTTCTTGTTTTCCCTCAAAAAATCAAATAATAAAAGGCAAAAACCCAAATAAAAGACAACTCTCGCAAAATATAAAAAGCCAATCAAAACTTCTCTAGTCTTAAATAAAAAGGCAGAATATATGAAAGAAAAAATAAAAGGTAAAAATAAAGTCCAAAGATTTCGATTTAAAAAGTAACCTTTTATCTTGCCCGAGAAAATAAGCAAGATGAAACCAATAAAGGCCAGGAAATCAAGAAGAATAAAGGAAACCCTAAAACCAAACAAGTTAAAATCAAAGGCCAAAAGACGCCCAAAGGGAAAGGCAACAAGAAAAGAGAAAACTAAAAACTCAACTATTTTTTGCTTTTTTGTAAGAGCCATAATTTACTCCAAGACAAAAACGAATGAAAACTCATCAAAAGAGAAAAAACCAAGCCATAATTGCCATCTAAAAATCCTAACTTGAAGATAAAATTATCTAGAAATTTAGATGGCGGACAAAAAATTATCTTAAACAAATTTGATTTTTTCCCTTCCTCTAAGTTGGAGACAGCATGAAGATCAGAGTAAAAATTAATCTTATCAATAAAATCTTTAAGACTGAAAGAAGTGTAATGATCAAGATAGTTATTCAGAGTCCCAACCTTTCCTTCTACTTCCCAAAACTCATGAACCTTGCGTTTCCAAATTCCAGAATTTTTCCTTGCCAAGCGTAAAACTTTATCATCTTTTGCCTGCCCGTATTTTATTTCCCTTCCCAAAAAAAATGTTCTTCTTTTCAAAAAATAACCTGAGATTTTGTTCAAAGGATCGTTGATTTTGCTTACAATTTCAAGTTTAAGAGATTCGGAAACTATTTCATCTGAATCAACAAACAAAACCCAATTTCCATTTGCCTTTTCAAGACCAAAATTGCGCTGAGAAGAAAAATCCCCAGCCAGTTTTCTTTGAAAGACTAAAGCCCCGAGACTTCTTGCAACCTCAACTGTCTTGTCTTCCGAAAAATCGTCTACTAAGATAATCTCATCACAGAAAGCCAAGCTCTCAAGACACAGCTTGATATTTTTTTCCTCATTCTTTGACAAAACGACAGCTGAAAGCATCATTTAATAATTTTAAGACTTTATCACACTCCAAACAACCAAAAACTAAAAAATCCTCCTAAGCAAAAGGAATACTATCAAAATCAAAAGCAAAAATAAGAAATGCCATTTGGAAAATCTGGCAAAAACTTCAACCAAAAGTGCGGGAGCTAGACCAAAATGCTTTTTAAAATAATAGAATCTGCTTTTCTTAAAAATTTTCTTTATATAGGGAGGGTCTTTTTTGCCACCAGACCAAAAATGAACAACTTCTGACTCAGGAATAATATATAACTTATAACCCAGCTTCTTAATTCTTATCCCCAAATCGCTTTCCTCAAAAAAAAGAAAAATATTTTCATCAAAACCGCCAATCCTTTCAAAAACATCCTTTCTAATCAAAAAGGCAGAACCAGGGACAACATCCACCTCTCTTTTTTGATTAAGAGGCAAATCTTTAAGCCAATAATCCCTTGATATTTTGTTATGAGGAAAAACTTTGTTCAGAAAAGAAAGAGCAACTATACCCCTAAGTGGAGTAAGTTCTCTTGACCCCAGCTGAGTAAAAATTTTACCCTTTTTATCAATCAAATTCGGAGCTACCACTGTCACATCCTTATTTTTAACCAAAAAATCAACTAAAGTGTCTATAGAACCAGGTTTGATTAAAGTATCAGGATTTAAGATCATTAAAAAATCACCATTTGCAAGGGAGGCACCTAAGTTATTACCAGCTCCATAACCAATATTTCCCGGAGATTTTACATACTTTATCCGATTAAACTGCTTTTTTACCTCTTTTTCTATCCTCTTTACCTCATTATTATCAACTACTATCACCTCAAAAGAAACTTTAGGCCTGTTTTCTTTAATTGATTTAAGACAACTAAAAAGTGCCTCTTTATCTTTATAATAAACAATAATTATTGAGACTTTTACTTTTGACATATTGCTATAAAAAATTCAGCATTTTTAATATCTGAGGTAATAGGAAAATCGGAAGTTTTAAGCGATTCCTGAGTCGCGCGGCCAAAGAAAGCTCCCAATAATTTCCAAATCTTTTCTTTCAAAGGTTTTGGCAGCAGTTTTCTAATACCAAAACTATCACCCTGCACCATTTTTTCTCTCGCTTTTTGTGACTTAAGAAAATCGTCGAAGGCACTCTTTGCCTTTTCGCTTTTTGACTGGCCCATTATTTCCACTCTCTTAAAATACTTCTTCAATAAAGAAGACAATTCATCATAACTATATTCCCTGATATGATAAGGGCTTCTTAATTTGCGGCCAACTCTTTTGGGCGTAGACATTATAAACTTGCCTTCTTTTTTTAGAACCCTCTTTACTTCAGAGAGCATTTTCCTATCATCTTCAATGTGTTCTAAAACTTCAAAAGAACAGACTGCGTCAAATTCATCATCTCCAAATGGCAAAAAGACAGCGTCGGCAAAAATAAAACTTGCACTACCTGAATAATGTTTCTTGGCATAAGATATTGCCTCTTTATCAGAGTCAACAGCAAAAACTTCAAAACTTTTTGAAAGCAAGTTGCTGCCATAACCTGTACCGCAGCCAAGGTCCAAAACTTTAATTCCTTTCTTAAGATTCGCTCGAGCGAATTCATAGCGCGCAAGTGACTCCTGAAACTGAAAATTAGCAGTAACACCCGGTATCACTCTTTCATTAAAATCCATCATAAAATCATTTTTCTTTAAAGACTTTAGCCAAATAATAAAAGACCAAAGGAAGAGAAACTAAAGTGCCAAAAAGAGCCGAAAAACCAGCTCCCACTATACCAAATTTAATTACTAGAGGAACAATAGTTAAACCAAGGCCCAAAATGCCAACTAAAGTAACTATTGTAGAATACTCTTGTTTATCAACGCCCAGGTAAAGAGAATGAGCAGAACTTGCAATAGACCTTACTATACCAAAAATAGATAGGACCTTAATTACAGGAACGGCAGAAAGCCATTTTTCCCCCAAAACTATTCTTACCAAAGGATCTGTAAAGAAAAATAAAATCAAGCCAAAAGGAACAACCAAAGCAGAAATTGTCAAGGTAACTTTATAAAAAGCCTTCTTTAACCTTTCTTTATCGTCTTTAATCAAATTATAAACAGGAAAGGTCACCTTGTTAAAAACCTGACCGACCTCGTAAACAGGAAGAGAGGAAATTTTATAAGCAACTTGATAAATTCCCAAAGATTGAGTTCCCATTATTCTCCCTACCACCCAATCATCACCCTGCTCAAAAAGATAGTTAAAGACACCAGCAAAAGTTAACCATTTGCCTCGCGAGATGATATACCTAATTTTTTCCTTCTCAAACTTAAATCTTGGAGTAGGTTTCAAAAAATAGAAGGAAAGAAAAACCTCAAGAAGGGCACTACCGATAAGGCCAATAGCTAGACTCAAAACAGACTTTGTTAAGAAAGCAAAAAGAATAGCAAGCGTTGCATCAAAAGAAAAAACAGAAAACCTTAAAAGAAACTCTTTTTTAAAATCAAGTTCCTTTTGAAAACTAACTATCATTGGGTTGATAAACCCTCTTAAAAAAGGCACTAAACTCAAAAAGAGAATTACATTTAAAGAAGCAGGACTGCCAAAGAAAAGAGAAACAGGATAACTAACAAGAATCATAAGAAAAGAAATTAACATACCGCGAAAGATAGAAACAACCCAAGCGGTATCAAGATAATGGACCAACTTTTTACGCGATTGGATTAAGACAATATTTACTCCTGTTTCTGTTATTACCTCAAGAAAAGCAAGTATCAAAGAACCAACACCGTAAATACCAAACTGGTCAGGAGTTAGAAGCCTTGCCAAAATGGCTATCCTTAAAAAAGCTATCGCACGCGTCGAAGCCCTGAGAAGACCCATCCAAGAAACTCCCTTCGCCGCATTTTTAAAGTATCCCACAGACAGATTGTAACCTAAAAATGGCAAATATTAAAGAAATTATCTTTCAAAAATTCCTTTCAGAAGACCAAGAATTACAGCAAAATCAGAAACAATCTGAACCAAAGGCAAATAAAGACGCTCTTTTTTCGTTTTTAAAACATCTCTCCACTTGTAAATCGGCCACAAAAGATAAAGCAAAAACAAAAAAGGAACCCAAAAATAGAATCGTGTAAATCTTAAAAACTGAACCGATAAAAACAAAAATAAAATATAACGAGCAAAGACTAAAATTATTTTAATATTGTGCGACATTAGGCCTTTGGATGGATGCCAGAAAATTTTGGATTTAATATCTCCACAGGCATAGCTTGAAACCTTGCCAAAGAATTCTTTAAGACTGAGCTTCCCCGGTTCTCCCCACACTACCCTAGCCTCTTTTGCCCTTGCAATTTTCACGCCAGATTTCACAGCTTTATAAAAAAACAAAGAATCCTCACCTGTTTTCTTTAAGCTTTCATCAAAACCCCTTAGCTTTTCCCAAACTTCTTTTCTAAAAGCGACACTTCTTGTTGAAGGCAAAAAAGAGATGGGGTCAAATCTTTCCTCAGGAACTCCAAGATAACAAGATATTACCTTTCCGAAAGGAGTTGGGGCTGGCATTTCATAAAAACCAGCAACTATTCCTATTTCTTTATGCCTCAAAAAATAGACAAGATTTTCAAGCCAATCACGATAAGGCTCGCAACCGGCATCAGTCAAGGCAACTATCTCATTTTTGGCCAGACTTATGGATAAATTTCTGCCCTGAGCAATGGTTGATTTCTCAACAACAAGCCTAATGCTCTTATCTTTCTTTTGAAAATGCCTGATTATTTCAGCTGTTTTATCAGTTGATCCTCCATCAACAATAACTATCTCATCAGGCTTTTTAGTCTGCTCCAAAAGCCCCTCCAATACCCTCCCAATCGTCTTCTCCTCATTCAAAACCGTCAAACAAACAGAAACTTTCATATCAAAAATCAAAACAATTAAAACATAAAATCTGTCAAAAATTTTCGATCAAGTTTTCCACAGCGTTAAATAAGTATCAGCCAATTTATCCCACGTTTGTTTCTTGACCCACTTGTAGCCTGGTTCTATTTTCTTTTCAGCCTCATTTGGATTAAGAGTATAAAATTCTACATACCTTGCCAATTCGCTAGAACTATTACATACCACAATCGACTTATAAAAAGGCGTCATCTTAAGATAATCTTCTTTCAAAGGATCGTCAAACATAGCAAAGACCAACTTCTTGCAAGCTAGAGCTTCTAAAATAGAGAGATAACCTGAGACAAAAGCAAATCTTGATTTTTGGATAAAATGAAAAGGGTCCTCCACAGCACCTTTATAAACTAAATTTTTACTCTCCTTTATTTTACTTTTATACTTTCCGTCACCCAAAACCAGAAGTTTAAATCTAAGATTTTTCTTAAGCAAAATCTTAAAAGTATCTAGATACTTCAAAAAACAACTTTGATCATCAAGTCGGCCTAAATAAACTGCGTCATAAATCATTTCCTCATTTGTAAATGGATAAAACTTTTTAAAATCTACTCCTCCATAAGTTACAAAACTCGGTCTGGTACCAAACCATTTTTCAATAAAAGATCCCACACAAATATTACCCCTAGTTAACTTCTCAGCCATCTTTTGATAAAAAATCGCTTTTCTGCTTAATGGAAAAGAAGGATAACCATGAAAGGTAATATACACAGGCTTGTTAGGAAATAAAAACCTAAACGGCAAGTACCAGATAAACACATCGTGTATATGAACAATTTCAGCTCTCTTAATTTCATCTAGATAATGAGAAAATAACTTAAACCAAATTAAAAGAAGCCCCACAAACTTAATCTTGGGATAATCAAATCTCAAAACCCTTACTTTACCCAGAAATTCATCATCTGAAAGATTTTCATTGTACTTTTCTGTGATTACAGTTACAAAAGCTCCCTTGTTGCACAAAACACTAGCTACACTAGATACGTGTCTCTCCACCCCCCCTATATGCGGATTGAAATACTTTGCAAACATCAAAACCCTCATTGGCTTTAAAAAACTAAAAAGATCATATTGACAACAAAATTAGAATCATGATTAACTGTAATAAATACAAGAGATTTCAATTTATGAGAATAAACAAAAATTTAATTTCAATCATTTTATCACTCTCACTCATAAATTACCTACTTTTACCCCGCTTAATAGCAAGACAGGCTGACGCACAAAACAGTGTACTTCTTTCTGACAATTTTGATGATGGCGATTCTGATGGTTGGGAAGAACATACTTTCAATGGAGATTGGTTTGTAAATAACGGTGAGTACTGGGGAACAGCATCTCCGAGCGGAACGATAAGCAAAAATTCTTACACTGTTAGAGGAGATACTTCTTGGAAAAACTATAGCTACTCTGTAAAAGTAAGAAGTGAGGAAAAAGATGACGCTGACAAAATTATATTCTTCTATTTCAATAAAGACCGAGCCGCATACGAGGTAAATCTCAGAAGCCAATACGACTCATCACATGGTAATGACATCGTACTATTTAAATCCCCCAACTTAGACTCTACAGCAGGCAGTATTCTAAGTCAAAAAAACATAGACAATTACCCAAAAACAGACTATACAATAAAAGTAGAGGCAAGAAACATTGGGGAAGATGTACAGATAAAAATATATGTAGACTCCAAACTTCTTATCGAATATACAGACAAAAAGACAGAAAACAACACCCCAATATACAATGGAGCAGTAGGTTTGTTGGTCTGGACACAAACACCCCACACAACAGCTTTCGATGATGTTTTGGTGAAAAGCCTAGACACACCACCAACCCCACACGTTGAAAAAGTCATTCTTGCTCCTGGGATGGGGGCAAGTTGGAACACAGAGGCGATCCTCAATTGCAAGCTTAATGGATATCAAGGTAATTGGACAATGGCGCCTTTTGCTGAAGACATTTATAACCCTCTGATCTCATCGCTTCAAGATAATGGTTTTCAAGTCATTCCTTTTTATTACGACTAGAGAAAACAAATTCAATCACACAGCACAAACATATCAAACTTAATAACAAACCTAAACCTTGGTGAGAATGAAAAAGTTGATTTTGTTGGTCACAGTATGGGTGGTCTTGTCGGCAGAGCCTATCTTGAAAGTGGCAGCGATAAAATCTACAAATACATTTCAGCAGGATCACCTCATCAGGGGACTGCTCTTGCCTACCCTGCGTGGTACGGAGGCGAGATATGGAATAACAGTTTGGTAACCAAAATCGCAGCCACACTTCTGATTAAGCGCTGCGGAATCAATCACAAAAACGATATGGAAACACTAAGAGAAATCGCCCCTTCTTTTCGAGATCTACTTCCAATTTATCCATTCCTCATAGATAAAAAAACAGGAATTCTCAAAGGTATAGACACAAATCAATGGCTTGGGAAAAGCGTGTTTCCGCCAACTGGGACAGCTACAATCATAGCTACTCTTTCGGGAAATGGTTTTGATACCCTAGAAAACATTATAACAAAAGAACCTTCTAAAAAGGAAAAGAAACTCGGTCTTTGGGAAGAAGGCAAGCCAGCAGGAAAAGAAACAACAACTAAGGGAGACGGAACTGTGCTTTCAAAAAGCGCCAAAATAGAAAATAAAAAGGTTACAAACTTTGAAATTAATCAAAACCATGGAGGTCTAGTGACATCACAGGAAGGAATAAATACCATCATAAATTTTCTTAAGGGAGAAAAATCAGCTCTATCAGCAACGTCTTTAATCACTGGTGAAGAACCAAAATCCGCACTGGTAATGATAGCCTACCCGTCTACTTTTGTCTCAATTGATCCTCAAGGGAAAATCAAAAGAGACAAACACAATGTGGTAACTCAAATTAATCCCAAATCAGGAAAATACAAAGTTGGCTTTCTTCCTCTTGCTGATGAATCAACTCTCCTTATCGGGCAATTCCTTAAAAATGGCGACTATTCCTGGAAAGAATACAAAATAAAAGGAAGATTACCTTTTGCCAAGACTATAAAATTTGACGAGAATACTCTCACTGAAAATCCCCTGCAATAATTAAGGTCTATTTTACTACATCTAATCATAAAGCCACGCGCTTTAGCGTGTGGATGTAGAATAGTTTAGATGGAGCCAAGAAAGCCACGGCCTTTAGGCCGTGGATTTTTTACTTCACAATTACAAAAAAATATTTTTATTTGTATCCGTGTACTAGTACACGGATACAACACACAAATAGATATCTGTCAAATATCAAGAATAAAGAATCTCTTACAAAAAATAGATCAGCGTATATCAGGCTTGCCACCAAAAATTAAAAAAGAAGCCGATACATAGGACACAAGAATAAAAATTATATATTCCGAAATTAAACTTTCTTGAACTTGAAAAAACAAACAACTACTTCCACCTGAAGCTTGACTTAAACCAGAAAAGCAATTTTTGGAGAACAATCAAAGATACCACAATCACAAAAAACAAAAGAAAGTAAAAGAGGTATCCTTTGGGTGAAAAATCAGATCCTACAAAGAAAGCGTGAGGGGCAATGATTAAAAACAAAACATAATTAAGGTAATGAAAATAGCGCCAGTTTTCTTTCCACCAAGGCCTACTTCTTAAAACAGCCGCAATAACAGCAAGAGTCAAAAGATAAAATCCAAATCTGCCAAATGAATAAAAAAGCTCAAGCTTTGTTCTGCAAAGAATGCAAAAATCAACAAAAACATAAAAAGGGTTAAAGCCCTTTTTGGCGACAAAATTGAAAAAAAGCAAAGAAAAAGTATGAAGTAAAACCAAAAAATAAGCCACCCTGCCCTGCCAAATATGGAAATTCATTACCCAACCACCCAATATTGAGGACCATTTTGGCCGATAAGCGCCTATTACTATCTGCACAAAAAGCAAGAATAAAGCCAAAGAACCGGATAATCTTTGCAATAAATTCAAAACAGTCAAAGCAAAGTTGTAACTTTTATAGGCAGAAATAGCTTGAAAAACACTATTCAAGATACTGAAAGAGAAAAACAAAATAACAGAAATATAAAAAAATAAAAAAATACGCGAGTTTTTATTCATATAACTTTAAGCAGTGCTCGTGCCTGGACTCGAACCAGGGACCTTTCGGATGTGAACCGAACGCTCTAACCAACTGAGCTACACGAGCAAAACAGGTTCTTAAACTAATATTTTAGCACCTTTTCATCAGCCATTTCCAGAATTGACAAAGAACTACAAAAGCCATAAAGTTAAATTTGTGTTTGGAATCAAGAAAGAAAAAGAAATACCTCTAGCTTTATCTTACGATGATGTGCTTTTAGTGCCCCAGCATTCAGAGATCAATAGCAGGCAAGATGTAGATCTGACTACTCAAATTACCCCTCGAGTTACCCTAAAAATCCCTCTTATCAGCGTTAATATGACTGATGTTACAGGAGTAAGAATGGCAGTTGCTTTAGGCCAACTTGGCGGCATTGGTTTTCTGCCTCGCTTTAACGCCATTGAAGAAGAAGTACAAATGGTAAAAGAGGTAAAACAAGAGGGAGTTAAAGTTGGCGCGGCTGTTGGCATAAGAGATGGGGAATTAGAAAGAGCTAAAGCTCTAGTTGAAGCAGGAGCTGATATTCTCACAATCGATGTAGCCCATGGTGCTCTGCAAAAAGCTATAGATGTTACAAAAACGCTCAAAAGACTCTATGGAAATAAAGTAGATATCGTCTCAGGAGTTGTAGCGACATACGAGGCAGCCTGTGATCTTTTTAAGGCAGGTGCTGATTCTGTTAGAGTTGGAGTCGGTCCGGGGACAATTTGCACCACGAGAATTACCACCGGAGCTGGAGTGCCACAGATTACTGCTTTGCTTGAAGCCGCAAAAGCAGCTCGAAAATTTAAAAAGACTATTCTTTGCGACGGCGGGACAAAAAATCCTGGTGACATTATGAAAGGGCTTGCAGCAGGAGCCTCAGCGGTTGTCATTGGCAGTCAATTTGCAGGCTGCGACGAATCAGAAGGAGAGATAGTCATCAAAGATGGCAAAAAATACAAGGCCTACAACGCCTCAACTTCAAAAGCTGAAAAAGAAAAACATACACAAAAGATAAACACCAGCTCAAATTATCTCAAGCATATTGAAGGAATTGAAAGCCTAGTTCCCTACCGTGGCCCTTTAAGCGAAATCGTTTCTTATCTAGAAGCTAGCTTAAGAGCCGGTTTTTCCTATTCTGGAGCCAAAAATATAAAAGAACTCTGGAAAAAGGCAAGATTTGTCCAAGTTACTCCTCAAGGTCAAAGAGAAAGCGGATATCATGACGTTATCCCCAATTTTGACAATTGACTATTACCACAATCTTGAATTAGTATTTAAGAGATAAAAATATGAGAACTATCAAAAAACTTGGATCTTTTTTCTTTGACATACTTCAGACGGTAGTGTTTGCTATCTCAATCTTTCTTTTTATCTATCTCCTTCTTTTTCAACCCCATAAAATCAAAGGAGATTCAATGCAGCCAAATTACCCCGATGGTGAATTTTTGCTGACCAATAAAGTCACCTACCGGTTTAATCCTCCGCAAAGAGGCGATGTTATCGTATTTAAGGCTCCTGCTAACGAAGAGGATGACTATATCAAAAGAATAATCGGTCTTCCAGGAGAAACAGTTTCAATAAAAAACGGTCATGTTTATATCAATGGAAAAATGCTTGAAGAAAATTATCTCGCAAGCACTCTTTACACAAGCGGAGGACTTTTTCTGCCAAATGATAAAGAAGTTGTTGTTCCTCAAGATCACTTTTTTGTCTTGGGAGACAATAGACCTTATTCCTCAGATTCACGGGCTTGGGGCTTTGTGCCAAAGCAAAACATCATTGGCAGAGCCTGGCTTGTCTATTGGCCACCGCAAAAAGCAGGATTTATCCCCAAAGTGGAATATAATTTCTAGTTAAGAAACTAAAGCTTTATATATTTTCTGAAGCCTTTCGTCTGTTTCCTCAGGAGTGCCTTTCAAAATAAAACTCACTCTTGTCTCCCGACGGGAACGAGAGAGTTTCACTTGGGTTGAGTTCTCTCGACCATCCTTCTCAAGTTTTTTCAAAGCCTGAAGCATTTCTTCCTGCATTCTATCTATTTCCTCTGAAATAATTCTCATTTGAGACTCACGCGCTTGAGGCTTGGGTTTTTGTCCTGCCTTATGCTTCATCCTCCGTGCCAATTCTTCGGCTCTTCTGACTGAAGCTGACTCTCGAAGAATAATCTTATAAGCTTCAATCATTAATTCCTGATCTTCAATGCCAGCTAGCGCTCTTGCATGCCCCTCTGTTATCAATCCCGAAAGCAAACCGTCTTTTAGAGCATCAGGTAAAGCCAAAAGACGAATTGTATTTGAGACATAAGAAACAGACTTTCCGATCTTAATCGCAACCTCGGAAGTAGTCATCCCAAACTCATTCATCAACCTCTCAAAACCTTTTGCTCTATCTATCGGATTCAAATCAACTCTCTGCACATTTTCAACCAATGCCATTTCAAGCATTCCTTTTGGAGTGGTTTCCCTAACAATACAAGGGACATGAGTCAAACCAGCTAATTTTGAAGCTCTCCAACGCCTCTCGCCTGCAATAATTTGATAACCAGCCGGAGTTTTAGCCACAACCAGGGGCTCAAGGACACCATGCTCTTTTATAGAATCGACTAAATCAACTAGACTTTCAGGGGTGATTGCGCCTCTTGGCTGCAAAGGATTGGGGTTAATTTCATTTACATCAAGCTGGATTACTTCTTCAGCCATATCAATTCTTAACTATATAAGCCTCTTTTTTACCCTCTATAGTCCTAAACTTAACAATTCCTGACTCAACCGCATATAAAGTATGATCTCTCCCAACCTTTACTCCCTTACCCGCTCTAATTTTAGTTCCTCTCTGGCGAACCAAAATCTCACCTGCTGAAACTTCCTGACCATCCGCCACCTTGAGACCCAATCTTTTTCCTTCAGGTCTTACATGTTGAGTTGTTTTTCCACCTTGTTTCTTCTTAGACATATTTTAAGACAATATAAACAAATTTTTCACAGCTGTCAAGAGGATTCATTAATATATATTTAGATATATTCTGTTAGAAGAACCGAGCTAAGCTAATTTAATTTCCTTAACTCTAACCTTAGTAAATAACGGCCTAAATCCATATCTTCTCCTATAGCGAGATTTAGCTTTGTATTTTAAAACCTCAACTTTTTCTCCCTTAACTTGATCTAATACTTCAAGAACAACCTTGGCTTTCTCTAAAACTGGCTTCCCCACTTCCACCTTATTGTCGTCATCAAAAACAAGAAGCACTTCGGGCTCTATTTTTGAATCTAAATTTCTATCTACTAAAATCTCTTCCCCTTCCGAGACTTCAT contains:
- a CDS encoding Chromosome (plasmid) partitioning protein ParB, whose product is MAEEVIQLDVNEINPNPLQPRGAITPESLVDLVDSIKEHGVLEPLVVAKTPAGYQIIAGERRWRASKLAGLTHVPCIVRETTPKGMLEMALVENVQRVDLNPIDRAKGFERLMNEFGMTTSEVAIKIGKSVSYVSNTIRLLALPDALKDGLLSGLITEGHARALAGIEDQELMIEAYKIILRESASVRRAEELARRMKHKAGQKPKPQARESQMRIISEEIDRMQEEMLQALKKLEKDGRENSTQVKLSRSRRETRVSFILKGTPEETDERLQKIYKALVS
- a CDS encoding Inosine-5'-monophosphate dehydrogenase / CBS domain, producing the protein MFGIKKEKEIPLALSYDDVLLVPQHSEINSRQDVDLTTQITPRVTLKIPLISVNMTDVTGVRMAVALGQLGGIGFLPRFNAIEEEVQMVKEVKQEGVKVGAAVGIRDGELERAKALVEAGADILTIDVAHGALQKAIDVTKTLKRLYGNKVDIVSGVVATYEAACDLFKAGADSVRVGVGPGTICTTRITTGAGVPQITALLEAAKAARKFKKTILCDGGTKNPGDIMKGLAAGASAVVIGSQFAGCDESEGEIVIKDGKKYKAYNASTSKAEKEKHTQKINTSSNYLKHIEGIESLVPYRGPLSEIVSYLEASLRAGFSYSGAKNIKELWKKARFVQVTPQGQRESGYHDVIPNFDN
- a CDS encoding LSU ribosomal protein L27p, which gives rise to MSKKKQGGKTTQHVRPEGKRLGLKVADGQEVSAGEILVRQRGTKIRAGKGVKVGRDHTLYAVESGIVKFRTIEGKKEAYIVKN
- a CDS encoding LSU ribosomal protein L21p; the protein is MKRAVIRIKNRQYEVSEGEEILVDRNLDSKIEPEVLLVFDDDNKVEVGKPVLEKAKVVLEVLDQVKGEKVEVLKYKAKSRYRRRYGFRPLFTKVRVKEIKLA
- a CDS encoding Ferric reductase; protein product: MNKNSRIFLFFYISVILFFSFSILNSVFQAISAYKSYNFALTVLNLLQRLSGSLALFLLFVQIVIGAYRPKWSSILGGWVMNFHIWQGRVAYFLVLLHTFSLLFFNFVAKKGFNPFYVFVDFCILCRTKLELFYSFGRFGFYLLTLAVIAAVLRSRPWWKENWRYFHYLNYVLFLIIAPHAFFVGSDFSPKGYLFYFLLFFVIVVSLIVLQKLLFWFKSSFRWK
- a CDS encoding Signal peptidase I is translated as MRTIKKLGSFFFDILQTVVFAISIFLFIYLLLFQPHKIKGDSMQPNYPDGEFLLTNKVTYRFNPPQRGDVIVFKAPANEEDDYIKRIIGLPGETVSIKNGHVYINGKMLEENYLASTLYTSGGLFLPNDKEVVVPQDHFFVLGDNRPYSSDSRAWGFVPKQNIIGRAWLVYWPPQKAGFIPKVEYNF